aatttttaatctataaactataaagtattttaaattacctacgtttgaaaaaaaaattgtcaaaatcagagctgttcgaccgggttccctaataatttactttagttactctacttctagcaaactttaagaaaattggCCCTGAGTGAGCTAAGAAatatttcattctttgttgGGTTTGAACAAGTTGTTACACATTAGGCTGTGAAGTAAGAAACAGAACGAATTTTTCGAAATCCGTTGGTGTGGTCAAAATGTCGAAAACAAGAAATCTTGTAAATTATAGGTTAATGGCAGCTTTCGCTTTTCGATACTCGATACTTAAGCACAGAATTACTTATATTTTAATCTTCATATTACCAATAAAACCTTTTGAAGGGTTAGAATATGACCAACAAAGTTTGACTTAAGAATACTCCTTCagattttttcataagaaattattttctattttttttttttttttttttgctaaacaaTAAAATTAGTTGATCTTTAGGGAATTTTGAAGACtacttttttatggaaattggcCACTTCCAATGAAAGAGAAGTGAAAATTGGGTCAATAGAAAAAGCTaattaaattcacaaaaaagatgtAGGTACTGATCCTGCGTAATGGTGCAAGTGCGAATGGAAAAGTAAAGTAGCATTTGCTTAGGTGCAGAATGTGAATGGTTAGGTAAGCTGATGGGCAGTTGGGTAGATATTACAAGAAATGGTTCTAATGCACGATAATATTTGATAAGACACTGCGCAAGGAATTTTGTAATATTGCCATGATTCACTAGCTAGCCTAAACCTTATGTAAAATTTATGAAACTAGCTGAAGTGCAATTAAATGAGTCTCCTTCCGAGTATAATTCGGGTTTCAAAATTCCACTATATTCTCGTTTTATTTTGACAGTTCATTTCTATTCTGGGTTGATTTTTTGTACAGATATGTACTTTCTAGATGACTGTCACGTCAATGAACTGTTTCTGAAattctgaaattaatttttaaaatattagattgtttttgaactaaaattaaaagattttcgAATGCAGagtattttcaatttattcagaAGAATTTACTGAtaacattaaaaattattatttgaaaaggaattattttatttaatgtcTCTCTTCTCAAATCCTTGATGACATTTCCAACACATTCAATTGAAATATtcgtttatttattaaaattgaaacaaagacATTCTTGAATTCTCAAAAACtatgaataataattttaaaataacagaCCCAAGACAGACACGAATACCTCTCTACAATCTATAACCTCGTGCTCTTACCTACTCTTTTATACATAAGAAATAAATTCCTTAAAAAGCATTGTTCTTCTTACTCGAAGAGTGTTGCTTTTATTTTACATTGGGAAATGAGTCTTAACTTATTTACATAACATACATCTTTGAATATCCTTGAAAAGAAGGAAGAAGGAAAAtttctttaaagaaaattcatttacatttaaattttctgcttccaaaatttaattttatcgaattattttgtatataaaatttattgaaagaaGAGAGAAAATTTCTACCAAAGTAATTTCCTtcatgtttttcaatttttacccaGAAGCTCAACTTTTGTTATTCAAgtggttttattgttttcagaaattaaaaacaaatgttaGATTATTTATGAGTCTTTTCTTTTCAAGTATTTAGTGGAAAGTAGTTTAAATATTGATTTCATtaccaattaatatttttctctgatTGAACATAGCGAATTGAAATTTCGATTTGAGCCAGTTTTACACTTACTTGCAGCATTTCCAGTAGAATAAGTTTTTCCATTTATAATATTTGTCTTCGCATAGTTGCATGCAAATAAAAAGGCATAATAATTGTCAACATCTGGATCTCTAAAAGTGGAAGCAGCACACCCAACTCTGTTATTATCTTCAACAGCCATTACCGTAAAATGACCAATAAcatggctaaaaaaataaatctcatcaaatattttgtcaatcgaaattaaaaaaaatacaaacttgaAATTTCTAGGATATTCATTAATTTCCTTCATTGTTGTATCCTTTTTTTCCGACCACCAAGAATCAATCAGTGAAATCATCATGTCTCGTGTTGTAGCAGAGTGTGGGAAATTTGACAGTAATTCGCCCAAATTTTGTCCAGAATAGGGGAATCTGACGGTATTGTGGCATGCGTCATGGGCAAATTTGCAAGTTTTTACGTTCAGTTCAGCAAGTTTGGCTAATTCGGCATCCCACTGCATTGAGGCCATTCTTGGAGATTGTTCGAAACCTTCTAACTTACCAGCGGCCATATCATTTCTTAGTTGATTGTGATGTTGAACAATAGCCTTTCTATCTGCGACAGTGATTTCTACAAGATCTCGATCACTTGAACAGGTTTCTGCAAAATcctaaaaaatgtaagaaaataagCTTGGAAATGTactagatttttttaattttatcaaaaataaaaaatcttaccCCAGTGTTATTGCAAGCAATATGCGTTGAACTTCCGCAAAGATCCTTGGAACAGTAATCGACTGCTAGGGACCTAGTAACAAGACCAATTAAAAGCAATAATACGACTGACTTCATTCTGATTCACCTCTTTTATGATATTATTCTATTTCAAAAACCATATTTATAGGAAGgctaaactttaaaaaatgtttgtaaccAGCTAATTAAAGTGtttagttaaaataaataaacaaattaaccaTGTAATCATTTcctaagaaaattgcatttaatcgTTCTGCTTATTTATTTGTGACGACAGTAtcattgttttatttaagatgactcaaaaatgtattttagtaAATATTTATTCACGCTCTAgtaaaaacaaactttattgATCAATTGATATACCTCATTACAAAAACAGGGTCACTTATTTTTAACTATAGTCAACTAATAAGGTATTGTTGGGAGCTTATTGCTCTTCCACATTCCACTTATAATAGGCTATGTAACGTCATCTAATCTGGTGTCCTATAGAGGCAAATTACGAGCTAAacatttaaattgaattgaatgacACTGGTTTTGAAAAggtttaaaactaaaaacgaagAAAAGAAACATACCTACACACAAACATATTTCATAGACATTCCGGTTAAAAATGTAATCTACATTTTCCTGAACCTAAGAGaataagataaatatgtttcataagtttcataaaaaaaaattcttaggtaCGAGAATATCGTTGATAAAGGGAATAAAAAGGCACTTGTGTACTTATATAACTAACTTACtaatattcattttatttcaatccATATTTTATTTGGAACTTTTTCAGATGTTTGGCCTTCAGATAAAATAATAGTTAGTAGATTTGAGTAGAATgagacaaaaattttatttctatcggtTTCTGGTAGACAGATATAACGGTTTAAGAACGTTGGACTTATCCTTTCTTACAACTTACGGTTTGAATTTTCACCCAAAagccaaattttgaatgaaataaacatataatttatttaaaacaaaagttttaatgaTAGCAATCGATTAACTACTATTGATTGAGTTTGAATAATCAAAGCAAAAAAGTGTTATacatagtaaaacaaaaatttttgttgtggtctttttttttacttgagtaacccaaaaaattggaaaataaagaTAGGTTCGAACGGTTATTCTTTGGTTAATTTGCAATGACTATTTGAGCccattattttgaagaaaatttaagcttctgtttttatttagaGCAATGcatatgacgaaaaaaaaatattgttaaaaaatcaaaaaaaactcaaaaaatctcttttcttgactttttttcatgtttttttggaCTGTTttggtttggaatttttttttcaatttttaaaaaatattttttcgatattaaatttgattgtctacaacaagttttaaaaacaatttattaaagttatgctttgtttgcgagatatattgaagaaaccaaaaagggggcttttgaacccctatcttcaatttcgaccctctcatttaataacACTCCgcatttttatcttctcttataactacggtgaccatatttctagaagcGAAAACCGGGACAGATAagaaattcgttggatcgttttgaaaatattgatttttcacaaaaaaaaaataaaataaaaattttatttttttaaaatgagttttcataatttccttattttgatatgatgatttcttaaacgatttgATGGGagcattttcattgaaattattTAAGCCGTTTACGAAATCAAGAAAGCGAAATTATAATAGGTAGCTACTAGCTACCTaggtactgttaataacttctaaaagaatattttttcaataaaaaaaaacttttcctgatATAGCTTTTCAACTCGACAAATACAAGCTGGaactaaaaaaatgacaaacattttttaaaactaaagcctaattttgaagtgaaacgaaaattttcatatgaaacCAGCACGACGAGATacgaaaatttagtttttcgatGCACATTTACGCAGCTTAACCACCGAAATTCTTTACTGTGCTAGAatatttggagagttttcaatcgtttttCACTGACCTTTAACTGTCCAAGTAATTTTTCTTACTctaaaagagttttttgactttggagacttattagataaacttttaatttaaatcaatcaAAGGCTGTTTTTTCTtgtactttgtacggaaaacaaagttttttaaattttgaataaataatcatttttataaaaaaaaaccgactttCATGGATCGAAACTTTTAtggttttatggttttctcaCAGATTTTATAGCCAGAACTGGACCACACTGCAAGaatcagctttccaatacaaaaagaattatcaaaattggttcactccgtccaaagttatgagttaacaaacataaaaaaataaaatacagacgaattgaatacctcctcctttttggaagtcggtaaaaaaatcagaaaatgtgcaaatacgggacaatcacgggacaaattcgaaaatacgggacacttatacgtcccgggtttcttaaataaaaacctggGACAAGCTgttgaaatacgggacagtcccgggtaaaccgggacggatggtcaccgtacttataacccattcaacgttttatgcaataaaaacccgtgaacgtcttagttaagACATTATCAATAGCCTGAAATCCTGCAtttattctgttcttcaaacttataaaatttttcaacccctgtaacttcgacacccaaattattttttttttttttgttttgttttttttttaacttggaaGATGTATCTACGTCTAAAGATGGAACTTGCACCAAAAAGTCAATTTCGGATAAAAGGACTTACATATACCGTTCTTACAACTGACGACTCAATTTCACTCCCTTACAATCCAAATAGTTTTCATCCGCCTTTGTTAAAGTTCGTGTCTCTAAACCATATAGCAGGGCTGTAATGATAAGAGTTTTATTATAGGGACAACTTAGTTACTCGAAATAAGGCTTTCCCTGTCATACGCGGTCACGAAATCGATGATCAGGTGGTGATTATCCTTTCCTAAGGATCAGGCACACAATGTGCCTACTGAAACCCAGCAAGGCAAAGGCGGCATCTCTCCCAGCGCCTTAGCAGTGTTGCCACTGGTTCTAACAATCTTTTGCGAGTGTAGTCGTTCGACTTTTAAATTTCTCACAGTATTTTCTTTTATTGGCGATGGTTTTAATATCTGCATGCGTACATTGGCTAATATACCAGGTAGTGGTCAAAGTCAATATTGGCTATTTGGAACGTTCGGAAGTATATTACAATGGAGGAATGTCAAGCATCGATCACAACGTACCTACTAGCTATGACAACATATGACAACATACTACCTCTCCCCAAAGCCAGCTAGCCTTAATCCGTTATCAGACAAGTTGTCGTATCTAAGGCTTGTAGTTGTTGCAAAACTTACTCCTACTCCGGGTAGTTGCCTCAAACACGGGACGCTGGTCAAGTCACTCGCTATAAACATTTGCTTTGCATATGTTTTCCATAAATACATTTGTCATTAAGTAGTTAATCTTTACTTGAATATGTAGACACCACCGTTGATTTTTCTGCTACCACCGGAGATTTTTCTGCTACCACCTGGATCCAAGGAGAAGTGCCTTGGTAGGAACACTTCTCCCCTCACCTTTGTGAGGGGAGAAGTGTTCTCAATGCTGATCTCAATAACTTCCCTTGGAAGTTGCTGTGGGCAGGTGAACCGATGTTCACCACAGGGAAGTGGGAGTAAGAGTTGGTAGGCAGGGTcggttatgaaaaaaaaaatccttgaacGTATACAATGTCTGTCTACCCTTTGAAATGTGATATTATAAAAACCTATAACCAGCAGACAGATAAGACGTTTAAGATGGTACTTTATTTGTCCAATTAtgatgttttgttttgaaattacgggggaacaaataaaaataaaaatacgaacCCATTTTAGTAAATCAATGATACTTATAGCGTGTaactcaaaattattaaataatattttaatttcattatccAATTATATTAAATTGGTGACGAacgtttttaatatttcacattgtcaaaaatacattaatttaTAACCCTCATACCTCCCGATCCATTGTCGACTTTCATTCCacccaaaaaattaactaacaATTCACCCAAATTTACCCTACAGTCCTGCCAATAATCTCCTCACAGCACAATGTCGGTCGATAGTATATTCGTTGGTAACCAGATACACAATAAACATCATCAACACTATGCCACCGCCACCACGCACCCTAAAGTATTCTCCATCACCATTCGACAGACCTACAAATGGAGTTTCAATGTACAATTCGCCACCACTAATTACACAATCCCATACACAGTCAGAGAAACCTACTCTACACACAAATGGATTGGTGAAATGTTTCTaattctaaataaaaacaaaaaaaaaaaaaagcaaaagcaaatcCACTGACATACTGAATTCTAGGAATATGTTGGTGTATTATACGTTAGCAGTTAAAACCCTGTGTGTTTGGCCTAATTGGAAATGTTGTACCATCAACACACGATTACGCGCTCCGGGATCCATACAAAACcaatgtctgtctgtctgtttgcCTGTATTTTGTCCCTGATCGGTCCCTAGCTCTAACCACATCAACATGGAATTAGAAAATCGAGGTTGAAATAAattgtttgatacaaaaaacaacaattcgACATTTATTTGGGGAAAACAGATAGAAAATAATGAACTTTCCTAATTACTGACATTAATTGGCCATAGGCCAATCAACCTTGTGCCATCAAAATTGCTTTACTTTATTACTACCCTCAATTGGCTGAGGGGTCTTGTGTGGGTTAGGGCCTAGAGCATTTAAGTCAAAAAGATGcactttaaaattaattagatAACCGGGTTAATTTAACTACTTTGAATATTTAGCTCTGTTTGTTCGAAAGAATTGAAGGTACGAAGTATTAAATCATCTACAATCTCTTCCATACCCTCGAGTCCGCCTTAAAAGAAAGTTTAATAACTCTTAcgtcaaaaaaagttttattggtCAAACTTTTTCGCATTCAAAAACCTTGCAAAACCCCAATAAAACACCCAAAAGAACCATCAATCAGTTAAAATTTGTTCATCAAATTATTACAAAGTTGCCCCCataaacctttttttgtttgcGTGTGGACTGCAACTTAACTGCTATACTCTGTCATGCCCTGTTGGTGGTCTTTTtccacaaataaataaaaaaacgaaaaaataaattaatgtgcACCATGGTTAATGACTGcgggactttttttttttcaaaaccccaGAGCCCCAGATACTATCATGAAGTTTCCATTctcaaagccaaaaaaaaaaaatacatacaaaaaaacctCTAAAGGGAATGATGTTTCATGTTTTCCGATCCGTGACAGCATATAGCCGAGCTCAACTCAACACAAGCACCATAATCCGATGGATAAATATTATTCCGAAACACAAAGGCCCTTTTCTGTGCGATGGACAGCGATTTTTCGGTCATTATGTCAGGTCGATTATTTAATTAGCAATTAATTAACAAACGAGTAGTGTCTAGTGTTCGTGTGGTGATGGTTATACAAAATCTGATAGTGAAAAGTAATAGAGTTTATAATATA
This DNA window, taken from Episyrphus balteatus chromosome 2, idEpiBalt1.1, whole genome shotgun sequence, encodes the following:
- the LOC129909701 gene encoding antigen 5 like allergen Cul n 1-like, with the translated sequence MKSVVLLLLIGLVTRSLAVDYCSKDLCGSSTHIACNNTGDFAETCSSDRDLVEITVADRKAIVQHHNQLRNDMAAGKLEGFEQSPRMASMQWDAELAKLAELNVKTCKFAHDACHNTVRFPYSGQNLGELLSNFPHSATTRDMMISLIDSWWSEKKDTTMKEINEYPRNFNHVIGHFTVMAVEDNNRVGCAASTFRDPDVDNYYAFLFACNYAKTNIINGKTYSTGNAASKCKTGSNRNFNSLCSIREKY